One genomic segment of Paenibacillus sp. FSL H8-0332 includes these proteins:
- the der gene encoding ribosome biogenesis GTPase Der, whose product MARPVVAIVGRPNVGKSTIFNRLIGDRLAIVEDKPGITRDRIYGVSDWNGKSFSVIDTGGIEIDGEDAILKSIRVQAELAIEEADVIVFMCEAKSGLTSSDEEVAQILFRSGKPIVLAINKVDNMKRTEDIYEFYTLGIGDPIGISGSHGTGIGDLLDAVVERLPDKVDEEYDEDVIRVALIGRPNVGKSSLVNAILGEERVIVSDVAGTTRDAIDTPFERDGQRYVLIDTAGMRKRGKVYENTEKYSVMRAMKAIERADVVLVVINGEEGIIDQDKHIAGYAHDAGKASVFVVNKWDAIEKDDKTMQNFERNIRDHFLFMSYAPVVFLSALTKQRLQKLLPVVQHVAQQHALRITTHLVNDVVSDAVAINPPPTDKGRRLRINYVTQVATKPPTIVVFVNDPSLMHFSYERYLENKLRAAFNFEGTPIRLFTRRKSENEG is encoded by the coding sequence ATGGCAAGACCCGTAGTGGCCATTGTCGGCAGGCCTAACGTCGGAAAGTCGACGATCTTTAACCGGCTGATTGGCGATAGACTGGCCATCGTAGAAGATAAACCGGGGATTACACGTGACCGGATATATGGAGTCTCCGACTGGAACGGCAAATCTTTCAGTGTCATTGATACTGGCGGGATTGAGATTGACGGGGAAGACGCAATTCTGAAGTCGATCCGCGTTCAGGCGGAGCTGGCGATTGAGGAAGCGGATGTGATCGTCTTCATGTGCGAAGCGAAGAGCGGACTCACGAGTTCGGATGAGGAAGTCGCGCAGATTCTATTCCGCTCCGGCAAGCCGATCGTTCTGGCTATCAATAAAGTGGATAATATGAAGCGCACCGAAGATATTTATGAATTTTACACCCTTGGAATTGGTGACCCGATCGGAATTTCAGGAAGCCACGGAACCGGAATCGGAGATCTGCTGGATGCGGTCGTTGAACGTCTTCCGGACAAGGTAGATGAGGAATATGATGAAGATGTGATCCGTGTGGCCTTGATCGGTCGTCCCAATGTAGGTAAATCCTCGCTGGTGAATGCTATTCTAGGCGAAGAGCGTGTCATTGTCAGCGATGTTGCGGGTACTACACGTGATGCGATCGATACCCCGTTTGAACGGGATGGCCAGCGCTATGTGCTGATCGATACAGCGGGTATGCGCAAACGCGGCAAGGTCTATGAGAACACGGAAAAATATAGTGTAATGAGAGCCATGAAGGCGATTGAGCGCGCTGATGTTGTACTGGTTGTAATCAACGGCGAAGAAGGCATCATCGACCAGGACAAGCACATTGCCGGGTATGCCCATGATGCTGGCAAGGCTTCGGTTTTTGTCGTCAACAAATGGGATGCGATTGAGAAAGATGACAAAACGATGCAGAACTTCGAACGCAACATCCGTGATCACTTCCTGTTCATGAGCTATGCTCCGGTGGTATTCCTGTCTGCGCTTACGAAACAGCGTCTGCAGAAGCTGCTGCCTGTTGTACAGCATGTGGCTCAACAGCACGCCCTGCGGATTACGACCCACCTGGTGAATGATGTGGTATCGGATGCTGTGGCGATTAATCCTCCGCCTACGGACAAAGGCCGTCGTCTGCGCATTAACTATGTCACCCAGGTGGCAACGAAGCCGCCGACCATCGTGGTATTCGTCAATGATCCTTCGCTGATGCACTTCTCCTACGAACGTTATCTGGAGAACAAGCTGCGCGCAGCGTTCAATTTCGAGGGGACACCGATTCGCCTCTTTACACGGCGTAAATCCGAGAACGAAGGTTAG
- the rpsA gene encoding 30S ribosomal protein S1, translating into MSEEIKNQEAADNVENNETVEGAEAVESAVTESAEAVASNEEEVTSQEGLEIISLKKGDTVKGTIVKIEDNQAYVSIGYKYDGVIPIRELSSVQLDNAAAAVEVGQEVECKVVSINDNKESLVLSKRAIDSEKSWEDLEKYFASQESFEVTVADVVKGGLVADVGARGFIPASMVERHFVEDFSDYKGRTLRVKVKELDRENSKVILSAKEVLEEEFEANKQKIMAELSEGQIIEGTVQRLTQFGAFVDVGGVDGLVHVSEIAWNHVEKPSDVVSEGDKVRVKVLKVDPEKGKISLSIKAAAPGPWDSAAGKINIGDVVTGEVKRLVNFGAFVELLPGVEGLVHISQISHKHIGTPHEVLKEGQEVQVKVLDFNPSEKRVSLSIKETEEAPAPSARPERSNSRDRAPKEVLNNPNVSLSNEGLSFTLAERFGDKLDKFKGNN; encoded by the coding sequence ATGTCTGAAGAAATCAAGAATCAAGAAGCTGCGGATAACGTTGAGAATAACGAGACCGTAGAAGGGGCAGAAGCTGTGGAATCCGCTGTAACTGAGTCTGCAGAAGCAGTTGCCAGCAATGAAGAAGAAGTGACAAGCCAGGAAGGTCTGGAAATCATTTCTCTGAAAAAAGGCGATACCGTGAAAGGAACAATCGTCAAAATCGAAGATAACCAAGCTTATGTAAGCATTGGATATAAATACGACGGCGTAATTCCTATTCGCGAATTGTCTTCCGTACAGCTGGACAATGCCGCAGCAGCGGTAGAAGTTGGCCAGGAAGTGGAATGCAAGGTTGTCAGCATCAACGACAACAAGGAGAGCCTGGTGCTTTCCAAGCGTGCAATCGACAGCGAGAAATCATGGGAAGATCTGGAGAAGTATTTCGCTTCCCAGGAATCCTTTGAAGTTACTGTTGCTGACGTTGTCAAAGGCGGTCTCGTGGCTGATGTTGGCGCGCGCGGCTTCATCCCGGCTTCCATGGTTGAGCGTCACTTCGTTGAAGATTTCAGCGATTACAAAGGCCGCACTCTGCGTGTCAAAGTGAAAGAGCTTGACCGTGAGAACAGCAAGGTAATTCTCTCCGCCAAAGAAGTTCTGGAGGAAGAATTCGAAGCGAACAAGCAGAAGATTATGGCCGAGCTGTCCGAAGGTCAAATCATCGAAGGTACAGTTCAACGCCTGACCCAATTCGGCGCATTCGTTGATGTTGGCGGCGTAGACGGACTGGTTCACGTATCCGAGATCGCTTGGAACCACGTGGAGAAGCCATCCGATGTAGTATCCGAAGGCGACAAGGTTCGCGTTAAAGTACTTAAGGTTGATCCTGAGAAGGGTAAAATCAGCCTCAGCATCAAAGCAGCTGCCCCAGGTCCTTGGGATTCCGCAGCGGGTAAGATCAACATCGGCGATGTGGTTACAGGCGAAGTTAAACGCCTTGTAAACTTCGGCGCATTCGTTGAATTGCTGCCAGGCGTTGAAGGCCTTGTGCATATCTCCCAGATCTCCCATAAGCACATTGGTACTCCGCATGAAGTGCTCAAAGAAGGACAGGAAGTACAAGTGAAAGTGCTTGACTTCAACCCATCCGAGAAGCGCGTCAGCCTGAGCATCAAGGAAACTGAAGAAGCTCCGGCTCCTTCGGCCAGACCAGAACGCAGCAACAGCAGAGACAGAGCGCCTAAGGAAGTGCTGAACAATCCTAACGTATCGCTCAGCAACGAAGGCCTCAGCTTCACACTGGCTGAACGTTTCGGCGACAAGCTCGACAAATTCAAGGGTAACAACTAA
- a CDS encoding lysophospholipid acyltransferase family protein: protein MIYAFCVALLRMIYAILFPLKIVGSENVPKEGGVLLCANHISLLDPMTIGIKLKRQVRYMAKAELFNVPVLGWLIKQLGAFPVKRGGVSKESIKTSLNTLRSGHMMGIFPEGTRNSDSGSAKKGAASFALRSGAAVVPAAIIGSYKPFRRMTVVYGAPIDLSAFEGAGSDSLEAVTDVIMGRIHEMISTGKPSSR, encoded by the coding sequence ATGATTTATGCATTTTGCGTTGCCCTGCTTCGTATGATTTATGCCATACTGTTCCCGCTCAAGATTGTGGGAAGTGAGAATGTGCCGAAGGAGGGTGGAGTCCTGCTCTGCGCGAATCACATCAGCCTGCTTGATCCTATGACGATCGGCATTAAGCTGAAACGACAGGTAAGATATATGGCCAAGGCGGAATTGTTCAACGTTCCTGTGCTGGGCTGGCTCATTAAGCAATTGGGCGCATTTCCTGTCAAACGTGGCGGCGTAAGCAAAGAATCCATTAAGACGTCCCTCAATACGCTTCGCAGCGGACATATGATGGGTATCTTTCCGGAAGGAACGCGGAACTCCGATTCCGGTTCAGCCAAGAAGGGGGCGGCAAGCTTCGCGCTCCGCAGCGGCGCAGCCGTTGTACCGGCAGCCATTATCGGGTCCTACAAGCCGTTTCGCCGGATGACTGTTGTATATGGGGCACCCATAGACCTTAGTGCCTTTGAAGGTGCGGGAAGTGATTCTCTGGAAGCTGTAACCGATGTAATTATGGGGCGCATCCATGAAATGATCAGCACCGGCAAGCCCAGTTCGCGGTAA
- the cmk gene encoding (d)CMP kinase produces MDRQDTHTNDRINVAIDGPAGAGKSTVARLVARELSYIYVDTGAMYRAITWYMLREGIAAEEHELVGRKVHDMAIELLPEKDVQKVLINGEDMTPHIRSLQVSGQVSQYSKIEGVRSKLSQLQRQMALRKGVVMDGRDIGTTVLPDAEVKIFMTASVEERALRRYKELKDTETVTLQQLEQDIAARDRLDEGREISPLCRAEDAILLDTTHMDILQAVEAIVSHCRTYVNGERNYL; encoded by the coding sequence TTGGACAGGCAGGATACACATACTAACGACCGAATTAACGTCGCCATTGACGGACCTGCCGGGGCAGGCAAGAGCACTGTAGCCCGATTGGTAGCACGGGAGCTGTCTTACATTTATGTGGACACGGGTGCCATGTACCGGGCAATCACCTGGTATATGCTTCGTGAAGGCATAGCTGCGGAAGAACATGAGCTGGTGGGCCGGAAAGTCCATGATATGGCGATTGAGCTTCTGCCGGAGAAAGATGTGCAGAAGGTGCTGATTAATGGGGAAGACATGACCCCGCATATCCGCAGTCTTCAGGTCAGCGGCCAGGTGTCGCAGTATTCGAAGATTGAGGGTGTAAGATCCAAGCTGAGTCAATTGCAGCGTCAGATGGCGCTCCGCAAGGGAGTCGTAATGGACGGCCGGGATATCGGTACAACCGTACTGCCGGATGCCGAAGTGAAGATTTTCATGACGGCAAGTGTGGAGGAGCGTGCTCTCCGTCGTTATAAGGAACTGAAGGATACGGAAACAGTGACTCTCCAGCAGCTTGAACAGGATATTGCAGCGCGGGACCGGCTTGATGAAGGCCGGGAGATTTCACCGCTGTGCCGTGCCGAAGATGCTATTCTTCTGGATACGACGCATATGGATATCCTTCAGGCCGTGGAAGCCATCGTCTCCCACTGCAGAACCTATGTTAACGGGGAGAGAAATTATTTATGA
- a CDS encoding flagellar brake domain-containing protein codes for MYPKINEYLYLQVASSDAAESEIQYRARIADMEDESFLIEIPMHESNGRLKKLFVGDELSVYFLTEGGIKNYFNTHVLGFKEEVIRMVRLRKPAVESIFKMQRRSFFRVNAELELAVKDALGSRFLVRTEDIGGGGTSFLSDAKITLEVADKLACWLLVSYRNGSTEHVNFEGEIVRIKPLETGRNLVMVKFSAISDAERQKIIRYCFERQFDFRNR; via the coding sequence TTGTATCCCAAAATCAATGAGTATCTATACCTCCAGGTGGCATCCAGCGATGCGGCTGAGTCTGAGATCCAGTACCGGGCAAGGATTGCTGATATGGAGGACGAGAGCTTCCTGATAGAAATTCCTATGCATGAGAGCAACGGGCGGCTTAAGAAGCTGTTCGTCGGTGACGAGCTGTCGGTCTATTTTCTCACAGAGGGCGGCATCAAGAATTACTTCAATACTCACGTGCTCGGATTCAAGGAAGAGGTTATCCGGATGGTCCGGCTGCGGAAGCCTGCGGTAGAATCCATCTTCAAAATGCAGCGCCGCAGTTTCTTCCGCGTCAATGCCGAGCTGGAGCTGGCCGTTAAGGATGCCCTGGGCAGCCGGTTCCTGGTGCGTACCGAGGATATCGGCGGCGGCGGAACGTCATTTCTCAGCGATGCCAAAATCACTTTGGAGGTGGCCGACAAGCTGGCCTGCTGGCTGCTCGTTTCCTACCGTAACGGAAGCACGGAGCATGTTAATTTCGAAGGCGAAATTGTACGGATCAAACCGCTGGAGACCGGGCGGAATCTGGTCATGGTTAAATTCTCTGCCATTTCCGATGCGGAACGGCAAAAAATTATCCGGTACTGCTTTGAACGCCAATTCGATTTCCGCAACCGCTGA
- the ypeB gene encoding germination protein YpeB, with protein MYKRLSAIMFPLTALLLLGALVWGYQENQEKNSILIKAENQYQRAFHDLSFHVERLHGELGNTLAVNTTSNGRHRKGLVNVWRITSEAQNEINQLPLTLLPFSETEEFLSKIANFSYKAAVRDFTKKPLTEGEMANLKTLYENSAEISKDLQTVQDKVIGKKLRWMDVETALATEQKAEDNTIIDGFKTVDKRVAAYPELDYGPSVASIYAKRSVKKLGGKPVTGEQIKAKALKFAGLGGKAQVKIQENGKGTEWASYTANVTSADHKEPVSMDFTAEGGLLISYNDNREVGPAKVSMKQAVEKAGKFLEKKGYPGMTAVSADRYDNLGNLTFVSSQDGVLIYPEKLTVRVGLDTGEATGFQASDYVHEHKEKRELPKPQLSLAEARAMLNPEFKELYNRLAWIENEDAVELLTYEFGGKINGSQFRIYLNAADGNEEAVEQIRTSSGAQDK; from the coding sequence ATGTACAAAAGATTAAGTGCCATAATGTTCCCGCTTACCGCACTCTTGCTGCTCGGAGCGCTAGTCTGGGGATATCAGGAGAATCAGGAGAAGAATTCGATTCTGATCAAGGCGGAGAACCAGTATCAGCGCGCGTTCCATGATCTGTCCTTTCATGTGGAGCGGCTTCACGGGGAACTGGGAAATACGCTTGCGGTGAACACTACCTCTAACGGAAGGCACCGCAAGGGACTGGTCAATGTATGGCGGATTACCAGCGAGGCGCAGAACGAGATTAACCAGCTGCCGCTGACGCTGCTGCCGTTCAGTGAGACGGAGGAGTTCCTCTCCAAGATCGCTAATTTCTCCTACAAGGCTGCGGTACGTGACTTCACGAAGAAGCCGTTGACAGAGGGCGAGATGGCGAATCTGAAGACGCTCTACGAGAATTCGGCTGAAATCTCCAAGGACCTGCAGACGGTTCAGGACAAGGTCATCGGCAAGAAGCTGCGCTGGATGGATGTGGAGACTGCGCTGGCTACAGAGCAGAAGGCCGAAGACAACACAATCATCGACGGGTTCAAAACAGTAGACAAACGCGTGGCGGCTTATCCGGAGCTGGACTATGGCCCCTCGGTTGCAAGCATCTATGCCAAGCGGTCGGTGAAGAAGCTGGGCGGCAAGCCGGTTACCGGAGAGCAAATCAAGGCCAAGGCGTTGAAATTCGCCGGACTGGGCGGGAAGGCACAAGTGAAGATTCAGGAGAACGGGAAGGGGACCGAGTGGGCTTCTTACACAGCCAATGTGACTTCCGCGGATCATAAGGAGCCGGTCTCGATGGATTTCACGGCGGAAGGCGGACTGTTGATCTCATACAACGACAACCGTGAGGTAGGGCCGGCCAAAGTATCCATGAAGCAGGCGGTGGAGAAGGCGGGCAAGTTTCTGGAGAAGAAGGGATATCCCGGCATGACCGCAGTCAGTGCGGATCGTTATGACAACCTGGGCAATCTGACCTTCGTCAGCAGCCAGGACGGCGTGCTGATCTATCCCGAGAAATTGACGGTTCGCGTCGGGCTGGACACCGGTGAAGCTACAGGGTTCCAGGCCAGCGACTATGTTCATGAGCATAAGGAGAAGCGCGAGCTGCCTAAGCCGCAGCTGTCTCTGGCTGAAGCCAGGGCGATGCTTAACCCCGAGTTCAAGGAGCTGTATAACAGGCTCGCCTGGATCGAGAATGAGGATGCTGTGGAACTGCTGACTTATGAATTCGGCGGCAAAATCAACGGCTCGCAGTTCAGAATTTATCTGAATGCCGCAGACGGCAATGAGGAAGCGGTGGAACAGATCCGCACCTCCTCGGGAGCGCAGGACAAATAG
- the prsW gene encoding glutamic-type intramembrane protease PrsW, protein MLLLSVITSAVAPGLALLTFFYLKDKYDQEPLLMVLKVFLLGMMIVLPVMIIQRGLVLGLDGGPYVDSFLISAGVEEALKWFVLYHMIYNHTEFDEPYDGILYAVAISLGFATIENVMYAWYSNASIGTMILRALLPVSGHAMFGVIMGYHMGRAKFSGGVKTRKILLISLLLPWLWHGIYDFLLATTANYWIWFIVPLMAVLWYGGMGKVARANSRSPFRFLKREEEVNL, encoded by the coding sequence GTGCTTTTGTTATCGGTCATTACGTCAGCAGTAGCACCGGGACTTGCGCTGCTGACTTTTTTCTATCTGAAAGACAAGTACGACCAGGAGCCGCTTCTCATGGTGCTGAAGGTGTTTTTGCTGGGCATGATGATCGTGCTGCCGGTGATGATTATCCAGAGGGGGCTTGTGCTGGGGCTGGACGGCGGTCCCTATGTGGATTCCTTTTTGATCTCAGCGGGTGTGGAAGAAGCCCTGAAGTGGTTTGTGCTGTACCATATGATTTACAATCATACCGAATTTGACGAGCCCTATGATGGAATACTATATGCCGTAGCGATCTCGCTCGGCTTCGCAACGATAGAGAATGTAATGTATGCGTGGTACAGCAATGCTTCAATCGGCACCATGATCCTAAGGGCGCTGCTCCCGGTCTCCGGACATGCCATGTTCGGCGTAATTATGGGCTACCATATGGGCAGAGCCAAGTTCTCCGGCGGGGTCAAGACCCGCAAGATTCTGCTGATCTCATTGCTCCTGCCTTGGCTGTGGCATGGAATTTATGATTTTCTGCTCGCCACGACAGCTAACTACTGGATCTGGTTTATCGTACCCCTGATGGCTGTTTTATGGTACGGAGGCATGGGGAAGGTAGCGCGGGCCAACAGCCGTTCCCCGTTTCGCTTTTTGAAGCGTGAGGAAGAGGTTAACCTATAA
- a CDS encoding genetic competence negative regulator, translated as MRIERLSQDKIRIFLTFDDLSERGIQKEDMWQEVPKVHDLFTEMMDQAYSELGFDATGPLAVEVFALPAQGMVVIVTRGKYDHHQYGGAGEDELPEEIYEMEVTLEQSDSIVYAFRDFEVLVEAAHVLIGNITSQGQLYSYNDKWYLYFDPKEFEEAALSGLVGVLAEFGDSSPVTQAVLAEYGKTVMAENAIQTLCNHFKRQE; from the coding sequence ATGAGAATAGAGCGATTAAGTCAAGATAAGATACGGATTTTCCTCACTTTTGACGACCTGAGCGAGCGGGGCATCCAGAAGGAAGATATGTGGCAGGAGGTTCCCAAGGTGCACGACCTCTTTACGGAAATGATGGATCAGGCGTACAGCGAATTAGGTTTTGACGCCACAGGTCCGCTTGCCGTGGAAGTGTTCGCATTGCCCGCGCAAGGCATGGTCGTTATAGTGACCCGGGGGAAATATGATCACCATCAGTACGGTGGGGCCGGGGAAGATGAATTGCCTGAAGAGATTTACGAAATGGAAGTTACGCTTGAACAAAGCGACTCCATTGTGTATGCATTCCGCGATTTCGAGGTTCTGGTGGAAGCGGCTCATGTGCTCATCGGCAATATTACTTCTCAAGGACAACTGTATTCTTATAATGATAAATGGTATCTCTACTTCGATCCGAAGGAATTTGAAGAGGCCGCACTGTCAGGACTGGTAGGCGTGCTTGCAGAATTCGGAGATTCATCTCCGGTGACTCAGGCTGTTTTGGCCGAATACGGCAAGACGGTTATGGCAGAGAATGCCATTCAGACCCTGTGCAATCATTTTAAACGCCAGGAATAA